One segment of Rhodopirellula baltica SH 1 DNA contains the following:
- the mqnB gene encoding futalosine hydrolase: MADVNTTLLLIPTSGERSELLNHLDLSAVSMKGWTCELCGFGLVASAAATMRAIQSQQPARVILAGIAGGLSDAASVGSAHWFDQVICDGIGVGEGEQFASAESLGWQQWPGTDEALVPAVGDRIDLSRPKNLSGEDLPEARSEANTLISVCAASSDGVMASRRGSLASTNDHDGVIAEDMEAFGVAMACRMTSTPCMVVRGISNAAGDRDHSRWQITASLRSVADRLMQLN, encoded by the coding sequence GTGGCGGACGTTAATACGACGCTGCTGTTGATTCCAACTTCGGGTGAACGCTCGGAGTTGTTGAACCATTTGGACCTGAGTGCAGTTTCAATGAAAGGTTGGACCTGCGAGCTTTGTGGATTCGGATTGGTGGCCTCGGCAGCCGCGACGATGCGAGCGATCCAGTCGCAGCAACCGGCACGAGTTATCCTCGCTGGTATCGCGGGCGGATTGTCGGATGCCGCCTCGGTCGGTTCGGCTCATTGGTTTGATCAAGTCATCTGTGACGGGATTGGGGTGGGCGAAGGTGAACAGTTCGCTTCCGCAGAATCGCTTGGATGGCAGCAATGGCCGGGAACGGATGAAGCGTTGGTTCCGGCCGTCGGCGATCGAATCGATTTGTCACGCCCGAAGAATTTGTCTGGCGAGGATTTGCCCGAGGCCCGTTCCGAGGCAAACACTTTGATCAGCGTCTGCGCCGCATCATCGGACGGCGTGATGGCATCTCGTCGTGGAAGCCTTGCCAGTACGAATGACCACGACGGTGTGATTGCCGAGGACATGGAAGCGTTCGGGGTTGCGATGGCATGTCGAATGACATCGACTCCTTGCATGGTCGTTCGCGGAATCAGCAACGCCGCGGGAGATCGAGATCATTCGCGATGGCAAATCACCGCCTCACTACGATCCGTCGCGGACCGATTGATGCAATTGAACTGA
- a CDS encoding nucleoside monophosphate kinase, with protein MDSLDEAPEIANPEAELPDTVVDMAEDQASQAVTDEAIAAAAEHSVEDLEVKDAHVIFTNVWNDLEEEYGRENLRFTKELILLGGAPGSGKGTNSGFISKARGLTCEPIVVSSLLDTPEARRIKEAGGMVGDTEVVGILFRKLLEEEYRDGCILDGFPRTRVQVECLHLLIQKMNQLYREYHSTPLAINFRKPTVHAVVLFIDEKTSIERQLLRGRKIAEHNERVETENDGEPLELRLTDLDPTAAKRRYRVFKEKTWDALQSLKKIYHYHFIDAGGDIAEVERNIRSELEYQSSLELDPETYDAVRHLPLASELGVHARQELVRRLDSYELEHRELFHHVIEIIQSRFMPIVRRHAIAGLAVVNSEDSIFDDPMTLAMVIDVFAERGFRAVANINLAETPDHFDLKTGKITCVTKKIYRFQIRFLGSEIRRGGR; from the coding sequence ATGGACTCACTGGACGAAGCCCCCGAAATCGCGAATCCGGAAGCGGAATTGCCCGACACGGTTGTCGACATGGCTGAGGACCAAGCGTCTCAAGCGGTGACCGATGAAGCGATCGCCGCCGCGGCCGAACATTCGGTGGAGGATTTGGAAGTCAAAGACGCCCATGTCATCTTCACCAACGTCTGGAATGACTTGGAAGAAGAGTATGGCCGCGAAAATTTGCGGTTCACCAAGGAGTTGATCCTCCTGGGTGGGGCACCGGGATCGGGCAAGGGAACCAACAGCGGATTCATTTCCAAAGCCCGCGGTTTGACCTGCGAACCAATCGTCGTCAGCAGTCTGCTCGACACTCCCGAAGCCAGACGCATCAAAGAAGCCGGCGGGATGGTCGGCGACACCGAGGTGGTCGGGATCTTGTTCCGAAAGCTCTTGGAAGAAGAGTATCGCGACGGATGCATCTTGGACGGTTTCCCGCGAACCCGCGTCCAAGTGGAATGTTTGCACTTGTTGATTCAGAAAATGAATCAGCTCTATCGTGAATATCATTCGACACCGCTGGCGATCAACTTTCGCAAACCCACCGTTCACGCGGTTGTGTTGTTCATTGATGAAAAGACCAGCATCGAGCGTCAGTTGCTTCGCGGGCGAAAGATCGCCGAGCACAACGAACGTGTTGAAACTGAAAATGATGGCGAGCCGCTTGAGCTACGGCTAACGGACCTGGATCCAACCGCCGCGAAACGACGCTATCGCGTGTTCAAGGAAAAAACCTGGGACGCGTTGCAATCGTTGAAGAAGATTTATCACTACCACTTCATCGACGCCGGTGGCGACATCGCGGAAGTGGAACGCAACATCCGCAGCGAACTGGAATATCAGTCGTCGTTGGAACTGGATCCGGAAACCTACGACGCGGTGCGGCACCTGCCGTTGGCGTCAGAACTTGGCGTGCACGCTCGTCAGGAATTGGTTCGCCGACTGGATAGTTACGAACTGGAACATCGCGAGTTGTTTCATCATGTGATCGAGATCATTCAGAGTCGGTTCATGCCGATTGTGCGTCGCCATGCGATTGCCGGTTTGGCGGTCGTCAACAGCGAAGATTCAATCTTTGACGATCCGATGACATTGGCGATGGTGATCGATGTGTTTGCTGAACGTGGTTTCCGTGCGGTCGCAAATATCAACTTGGCCGAAACACCGGATCACTTCGATCTGAAAACCGGCAAGATCACGTGCGTGACCAAGAAGATTTATCGTTTCCAAATTCGATTCTTGGGCTCGGAAATCCGCCGTGGCGGACGTTAA
- a CDS encoding prenyltransferase/squalene oxidase repeat-containing protein: MATVSETSLPDHDIVDATLADEVPTAEDVTPRRRMGFLKAAPAWLISTLFHIGVILILGLVTFADPVKIVNVLSASSTGEEGPEIEEFQIEQIDPGEMVEMDEFAEPVELTEALDTTETLQVDVAMEMPSMPMEMSELTSDMAPVAQTLQTLSSVTMPAMDSRSVDMKKKLLREYGGSAASEAAVTEALKWLALHQAPNGGWTFQHNLVCNGQCGNPGEPKRAEAVNAATAMALLPFLGAGQTHYAGEFKNVVRGGLLFLIANGKQGTVRGLPVLDLSESSGNGMYSHGLAAIVLSEAYAMTEDPALAVPTQQAINYIVTAQCEDGGWRYRPRDASGGDTSVVGWQVMALKSAHMGHLIVPPQTIYGSTIFLDKVQSDGGSMYGYQTKSTRVRPACTAAGLLCRMYLGWDKNHPGLQKGVEKLIDIGVRKDNIYYDYYAAQVLRHVGGPEWDKFNTELRDWLVETQSQSGGSKGSWYFPQAANHTGPKEGGRLAATSFATMILEVYYRHMPLYAEQEDEDAFPL; encoded by the coding sequence ATGGCCACGGTTTCGGAAACGTCCTTGCCTGATCACGACATTGTTGACGCGACATTGGCTGATGAAGTGCCAACCGCGGAAGACGTCACTCCGCGTCGACGCATGGGGTTCTTGAAAGCCGCACCCGCTTGGTTGATCAGCACGCTGTTCCACATCGGCGTGATCCTGATTCTTGGTTTGGTCACGTTTGCTGACCCCGTCAAAATTGTGAACGTGTTGTCGGCATCATCCACGGGCGAAGAAGGTCCCGAGATTGAAGAGTTCCAAATCGAACAAATTGATCCCGGCGAAATGGTCGAGATGGACGAGTTCGCCGAACCGGTTGAATTGACCGAGGCTCTCGACACCACCGAAACATTGCAGGTCGATGTTGCGATGGAAATGCCTTCCATGCCGATGGAGATGTCTGAGTTGACGTCCGACATGGCACCCGTCGCTCAAACACTGCAAACGCTGTCCTCGGTGACGATGCCCGCAATGGACAGTCGATCGGTGGATATGAAGAAGAAACTGCTGCGGGAATACGGCGGGTCGGCGGCCAGTGAAGCGGCGGTGACGGAGGCTTTGAAATGGTTGGCCCTGCACCAGGCTCCCAACGGTGGATGGACGTTCCAGCACAATTTGGTTTGCAACGGCCAGTGCGGAAATCCTGGCGAACCCAAACGAGCCGAAGCCGTCAACGCGGCGACCGCGATGGCACTCTTGCCGTTTCTAGGTGCTGGACAAACGCACTACGCTGGTGAGTTCAAAAATGTCGTTCGCGGCGGGTTGTTGTTCTTGATCGCCAATGGAAAACAGGGCACCGTCCGTGGGTTGCCCGTGCTGGATCTGTCAGAATCATCCGGCAATGGAATGTACTCGCACGGTTTGGCCGCGATCGTGCTGAGCGAAGCCTATGCGATGACGGAGGATCCAGCTCTCGCCGTTCCAACGCAGCAAGCGATCAACTACATCGTCACGGCTCAGTGCGAAGACGGTGGTTGGCGTTATCGCCCCCGTGATGCGTCCGGTGGCGACACGTCGGTGGTCGGCTGGCAAGTGATGGCGCTCAAGAGCGCTCACATGGGCCACCTGATTGTGCCACCGCAAACGATTTATGGATCGACGATCTTCTTGGACAAAGTCCAATCCGACGGCGGTTCGATGTACGGCTATCAAACAAAATCCACGCGAGTCCGCCCTGCTTGTACCGCGGCTGGGTTGTTGTGTCGCATGTACTTGGGTTGGGACAAAAACCATCCCGGTTTGCAGAAAGGTGTCGAAAAGTTGATCGACATCGGTGTTCGCAAGGACAACATCTACTACGACTACTATGCCGCTCAAGTCCTTCGGCACGTGGGCGGTCCCGAGTGGGACAAATTCAACACTGAACTTCGTGATTGGTTGGTGGAAACCCAGTCTCAATCCGGTGGCAGCAAAGGCAGTTGGTACTTTCCTCAAGCTGCCAATCACACCGGCCCCAAAGAAGGCGGGCGTTTAGCAGCCACCTCGTTCGCCACGATGATCCTGGAAGTGTATTACCGGCACATGCCGTTGTACGCCGAACAGGAAGATGAAGACGCGTTCCCGCTTTAG
- the pgsW gene encoding poly-gamma-glutamate system protein, whose product MKKLYYRPQKISSGSLLFLAALSVVTVLALRAMPNQMAGWSTMVAGLYGIPDLKDRMLEASERADTAFDAIHAKRLELGHPLLDAQDPADTGMVGPSMSAVTTLPGHLAAKQTSINPNFAAVAMRLLVDAGVRPGDRIAIGCTGSFPALNIAVYSAAESLGARPTIISSAASSQFGANSADMMWPDMEKLLADEGILAYRSLEISRGGFRDRAAGMSDDTRAILDAAIERSGVPLMDSVDDTDAIERRMVAYSKAAEDETYAAYINVGGGDASVGGTEGNDSIGEGLITPKQLATIQKKASSPEAVDCVATRFLASGVPVINMINVVALANQYGLPIASTTKVEVGQGTVFTIIDPRRVLALIGIFFITAATAIVVKPPHRITRWLQRKGWFGEQPNDQPQYMV is encoded by the coding sequence ATGAAGAAACTGTATTACCGTCCCCAGAAGATCTCTTCAGGTTCACTGTTGTTCCTTGCCGCCCTTTCGGTGGTCACGGTCCTCGCGCTTCGTGCCATGCCAAATCAAATGGCCGGATGGAGCACGATGGTCGCGGGTTTGTACGGCATTCCCGATTTGAAGGACCGCATGTTGGAAGCGTCTGAACGTGCCGACACCGCGTTCGATGCAATCCATGCCAAACGATTGGAACTCGGCCATCCATTGTTGGACGCTCAAGATCCCGCCGACACCGGCATGGTCGGTCCATCGATGTCCGCCGTGACGACCTTGCCCGGTCACTTGGCCGCCAAGCAAACCTCGATCAACCCGAACTTTGCCGCCGTCGCCATGCGTTTGCTGGTCGACGCTGGCGTTCGCCCTGGCGATCGAATTGCCATCGGTTGCACCGGATCGTTTCCGGCGCTCAACATCGCGGTCTACAGTGCCGCCGAATCGTTGGGTGCCCGTCCGACCATCATCAGCAGCGCAGCGTCCAGCCAATTCGGTGCCAACTCTGCTGACATGATGTGGCCGGACATGGAGAAGTTGTTGGCCGACGAAGGCATTTTGGCTTATCGCAGTCTCGAAATTTCACGAGGTGGTTTTCGCGACCGTGCCGCGGGCATGAGCGATGACACGCGCGCGATTTTGGACGCTGCGATCGAACGAAGCGGTGTTCCGTTGATGGACAGCGTTGATGACACCGACGCAATCGAACGACGGATGGTTGCCTATTCCAAGGCCGCCGAAGACGAGACCTACGCCGCGTACATCAACGTTGGTGGCGGTGACGCCTCGGTCGGCGGAACCGAAGGCAACGATAGCATTGGCGAAGGTTTGATCACGCCCAAGCAGTTGGCGACGATCCAAAAGAAAGCCAGCTCACCCGAAGCGGTCGATTGTGTCGCAACCAGGTTTCTGGCATCAGGCGTGCCGGTCATCAACATGATCAACGTGGTTGCTTTGGCAAACCAATACGGATTGCCAATCGCTTCGACCACCAAAGTGGAAGTCGGTCAAGGAACCGTGTTCACAATCATTGACCCACGCCGAGTGCTGGCATTGATTGGAATCTTTTTCATCACCGCGGCCACCGCGATTGTTGTCAAACCACCGCATCGAATAACAAGGTGGCTGCAACGAAAAGGGTGGTTCGGCGAACAACCCAATGATCAACCGCAGTACATGGTTTGA
- a CDS encoding YdjY domain-containing protein: MFMKSVSGLRRSVLSSKRCQWPPVAGEAVAGINRAGWGVLLLMHIALAGSAWSPAVCAQEDAAKTEQAAQSPDERSLGVASPDDPDPYDDAAIQAELEEWDRQMRAMADKYAAPPGAKQITKLPDLWIDPKAKRIYIDGYVTMRKGALEMFACPVGTKEHESVVAAFAKSKEVHAALLALGTKSGTPVSYDPEFKPPTGQPVAVWVTWRDEAGKFKVADARTWVQNNETKEPLAEQWVFAGSQLWTDPVDKVTHYSADSGDMICVSNFSSAMLDVPFSSSAQAGNLLFLAHTERIPEQATSVRLVLVPQFENDPTATTPPDETVLPVAKKASEKTAGKSEAEKTGDAKAKTDSSEKASGTR, encoded by the coding sequence ATGTTCATGAAATCTGTTTCCGGCCTGCGACGATCTGTTTTGTCTTCCAAACGATGCCAGTGGCCCCCGGTGGCGGGTGAGGCAGTCGCTGGAATCAATCGAGCGGGCTGGGGAGTGCTGCTTCTCATGCACATCGCATTGGCCGGAAGTGCTTGGTCACCCGCTGTTTGTGCACAAGAGGACGCGGCGAAAACCGAGCAAGCTGCCCAGTCGCCCGATGAACGATCGCTGGGTGTTGCCTCGCCGGACGATCCAGACCCCTACGACGACGCTGCCATCCAAGCCGAGTTGGAGGAGTGGGACCGTCAAATGCGAGCGATGGCCGACAAATACGCAGCGCCTCCCGGGGCCAAGCAGATCACCAAACTTCCCGATTTGTGGATCGATCCCAAAGCCAAACGAATTTACATCGATGGCTACGTGACGATGCGAAAAGGTGCCCTGGAAATGTTCGCTTGCCCGGTCGGGACCAAGGAACACGAATCCGTCGTTGCCGCGTTCGCGAAAAGTAAAGAAGTTCACGCGGCTCTGCTCGCACTCGGAACCAAATCGGGGACACCGGTTTCTTACGATCCCGAATTCAAACCGCCGACTGGTCAACCGGTTGCCGTTTGGGTGACATGGCGTGACGAAGCTGGCAAATTCAAAGTGGCCGATGCCAGGACTTGGGTTCAGAACAACGAGACGAAAGAACCGCTTGCCGAACAATGGGTTTTCGCGGGAAGTCAGCTTTGGACCGACCCGGTCGACAAAGTCACTCATTACTCGGCGGATTCCGGTGACATGATTTGCGTATCCAACTTCAGCAGTGCGATGTTGGACGTGCCGTTTTCCAGCAGTGCTCAAGCGGGCAACTTGTTGTTCCTGGCTCACACCGAAAGAATTCCCGAACAAGCCACCTCGGTTCGATTGGTGCTGGTTCCTCAGTTCGAAAACGATCCGACCGCGACCACTCCGCCGGATGAAACCGTTTTGCCAGTTGCCAAAAAAGCATCTGAAAAAACGGCTGGGAAATCCGAAGCCGAGAAGACCGGCGATGCGAAAGCCAAGACGGACTCGAGCGAAAAAGCATCGGGAACTCGCTGA
- the pgsC gene encoding poly-gamma-glutamate biosynthesis protein PgsC: MEWLALSIGIGLVVSLIFTEAFGLSVGGMIVPGYLALAFDQPATIIATIAAALVTAWVVYQIDRWAILFGRRRVVLTMVVGFAIAAVLRSMVELAFPSMPVGVAVEAGTSAASMMMAGTTVIGFVIPGLVALWIARSGVVQTLSPLVIATSLVYLVLVTAGVETLV; encoded by the coding sequence ATGGAATGGCTCGCTTTGTCGATCGGCATTGGCTTGGTCGTCAGTTTGATTTTCACCGAAGCATTTGGGCTAAGCGTCGGCGGGATGATTGTCCCGGGCTATTTGGCATTGGCGTTCGATCAACCGGCAACAATCATTGCCACGATCGCCGCCGCTTTGGTGACGGCGTGGGTCGTTTACCAAATTGATCGGTGGGCGATCTTGTTCGGTCGCCGACGAGTCGTTTTGACGATGGTGGTCGGTTTCGCGATCGCGGCGGTGCTGCGATCAATGGTGGAACTCGCCTTCCCATCGATGCCAGTGGGCGTTGCCGTGGAAGCAGGCACCTCCGCCGCCTCGATGATGATGGCCGGAACAACGGTCATCGGTTTTGTGATTCCAGGGTTGGTCGCTCTCTGGATTGCGCGCAGTGGCGTGGTGCAAACACTCTCGCCGCTCGTGATTGCGACATCTTTGGTTTACTTGGTCTTGGTGACCGCAGGTGTGGAAACGCTGGTATGA
- a CDS encoding 3-hydroxyacyl-CoA dehydrogenase family protein — MTESIRVLLVGAGVVGRAIATDHLLAGCEIWMADRDEAVLSEACDAVLRRTDGIADSASPWGAAVPIPVVHMMPHGHDETIGASDALPTWVVIESIAEKLPIKQAFFAEVENWFARSPILTTNTSTLPITEIAGAMRTHSARFCGMHFFMPVVGRHAAEIIVHSRTSEAVIEACEGHVRRLKKAPLRVLDSPGFVVNRMLAPYLNLSMQLLCAGVAASTIRESALRYGMPMSPFELIDLIGPRTAFDGGRVVWQSFPHRMDPSPLLPAMIKRSLLGVAGQKGFYEYSGDGERSGDDLSDDVNALVERYSRDDIGAADIRGDVQLIADMFAASMWREAQAIVAFHVADMETINQAMAGGLGYVAPTIETSWREHIESIGEDRFEQIADRFPKLKSLR, encoded by the coding sequence GTGACGGAATCGATTCGAGTTTTGCTGGTCGGCGCCGGTGTGGTCGGTCGCGCCATCGCGACGGATCATTTGCTGGCCGGATGCGAAATCTGGATGGCGGACCGTGACGAGGCGGTGCTGTCCGAGGCATGCGACGCGGTGCTCCGGCGAACGGATGGGATCGCTGATTCGGCTTCTCCATGGGGAGCGGCGGTGCCAATTCCAGTCGTTCATATGATGCCGCATGGCCACGACGAAACGATCGGGGCATCGGATGCTTTGCCGACTTGGGTGGTGATCGAGTCGATCGCGGAGAAGTTGCCCATCAAGCAAGCTTTCTTTGCCGAAGTCGAAAACTGGTTTGCACGTTCGCCCATTTTGACCACCAATACATCGACGTTGCCCATCACCGAGATCGCTGGTGCGATGCGAACACATTCGGCGCGGTTTTGCGGGATGCATTTCTTCATGCCCGTCGTCGGGCGTCATGCCGCGGAAATCATCGTTCATTCGAGAACCAGCGAAGCAGTCATCGAGGCATGTGAAGGGCATGTCCGGCGTTTGAAGAAAGCCCCGCTGCGGGTGCTGGATTCACCTGGCTTCGTCGTCAATCGCATGTTGGCGCCGTATTTGAACCTTTCGATGCAGCTGCTGTGTGCTGGCGTTGCGGCATCAACCATTCGCGAATCGGCGCTGCGGTATGGCATGCCGATGTCACCGTTTGAGTTGATCGACTTGATCGGACCGCGGACCGCCTTTGACGGGGGGCGAGTGGTTTGGCAATCGTTTCCCCATCGAATGGATCCATCACCATTGTTGCCCGCGATGATCAAACGTTCTCTGCTCGGTGTCGCTGGTCAAAAAGGTTTCTATGAATACTCGGGCGACGGCGAACGTAGCGGAGATGATCTATCCGATGACGTAAACGCCTTGGTCGAGCGATATTCGCGTGACGACATTGGTGCGGCCGACATCCGAGGCGATGTTCAGTTGATCGCGGATATGTTTGCCGCGTCGATGTGGCGTGAGGCTCAGGCAATCGTCGCATTTCATGTTGCTGATATGGAAACGATCAATCAAGCGATGGCGGGCGGATTGGGGTATGTCGCACCGACCATTGAGACGTCTTGGCGAGAGCACATCGAATCGATTGGTGAGGACCGCTTCGAGCAGATTGCCGATCGCTTCCCGAAACTCAAATCGCTCCGTTAG
- the pgsB gene encoding poly-gamma-glutamate synthase PgsB, producing the protein MNGTLALVAFAASVCAAAMVEAYWYRRQLLKIPFRIHVNGTRGKSSVTRLIAAGLRSGGIRTCAKTTGTLARMILPDGQELPIFRPDRANVIEQKRIVQTAVGHNADALVIECMALQPLLQSVCELKLVRSTHGVITNARADHLDVMGPTRLDVARALSATTPISGDMFTAEDRADSLSVMKEACDDRASQLVVTTADDANNITQDELAQFSYLEHAENVALALKVCQSMGVARDVALQGMWEAQPDPGAMRVHVQEVHGNSWHFVNAFAANDPESTTRIWDAAYNYFPGVTQRVLVMNCRVDRADRSTTMAEAVATWAPADRYVIIGSGTDIFLRRLLKRGIHPDKVICLGNSSGPELVESVLESFRREERMATAPRPHFQSGTAVAERAEEMESSAMMLMGIGNVAGPGMALADHFGQDQGWERFRTPVTRPARVLEMV; encoded by the coding sequence GTGAACGGCACGCTTGCATTGGTGGCATTTGCCGCCTCCGTGTGCGCTGCGGCTATGGTCGAAGCGTACTGGTACCGTCGTCAACTTCTCAAAATCCCTTTCCGAATCCATGTCAATGGAACTCGCGGCAAGTCTTCGGTGACTCGTTTGATCGCCGCGGGATTGCGTTCCGGTGGCATCCGGACGTGTGCCAAAACAACGGGCACATTGGCTCGCATGATCCTTCCCGATGGGCAAGAGCTTCCGATCTTTCGACCGGACCGGGCCAACGTCATTGAACAGAAACGCATCGTTCAAACCGCTGTCGGACACAACGCGGATGCACTCGTCATTGAGTGCATGGCTTTGCAACCTTTGTTGCAATCGGTTTGTGAATTGAAGTTGGTACGATCCACTCACGGAGTCATCACCAATGCACGCGCCGACCACTTGGACGTGATGGGACCAACTCGTTTGGACGTCGCTCGAGCCTTATCAGCGACCACGCCAATCTCCGGCGACATGTTCACCGCGGAAGACCGCGCCGACAGTTTGTCTGTGATGAAGGAAGCTTGCGACGACCGTGCTAGCCAACTGGTGGTCACCACCGCCGACGATGCAAACAACATCACCCAAGACGAATTGGCTCAGTTCAGTTATCTCGAACACGCTGAGAACGTTGCGTTGGCGTTGAAAGTTTGCCAGTCGATGGGAGTGGCTCGGGACGTGGCGCTGCAAGGAATGTGGGAAGCGCAACCCGACCCCGGTGCGATGCGTGTTCACGTTCAGGAGGTGCACGGCAATTCGTGGCACTTCGTCAACGCGTTCGCCGCCAACGACCCTGAGTCGACCACACGAATTTGGGACGCTGCCTACAACTACTTCCCCGGTGTCACGCAACGTGTGCTGGTGATGAACTGCCGCGTCGACCGTGCCGACCGATCAACCACCATGGCCGAAGCCGTTGCCACTTGGGCGCCCGCGGATCGCTATGTGATCATTGGTTCGGGCACCGACATTTTTCTTCGCCGATTGCTCAAGCGTGGGATTCATCCCGACAAAGTCATCTGTTTAGGAAATTCGTCCGGTCCGGAACTGGTCGAGTCGGTGTTGGAATCGTTCCGCCGCGAAGAACGCATGGCAACCGCACCACGACCACACTTCCAAAGTGGCACCGCGGTCGCCGAGCGAGCGGAAGAAATGGAATCATCGGCCATGATGCTGATGGGAATCGGCAACGTTGCCGGCCCAGGCATGGCATTGGCCGATCACTTCGGACAGGACCAGGGGTGGGAACGTTTCCGCACGCCTGTGACACGTCCGGCACGAGTCTTGGAGATGGTTTGA
- a CDS encoding ABC transporter permease, whose amino-acid sequence MFGKSQPLPRSVVIQKEVTALLKRGLNTAGPMLALVIVILFFAIAEWATGSDGNFTSMASVRLVGIQSVKIGIASLGMTLIIISGGIDLSAGTAAALCGCVAALTLESEWSIVPALAMAVGAGALCGLFNGILIAGLRLTPFIISLGSMTIFMGLGKSLSEQGGTITPPAESIPEWLWASVTPFPNPEWIAYPLLPNFGWGVWLTIVLAIATALLLHQTLFGRHVFAIGSSEATARLCGVKVRQTKILVYVIAGALFGLAGCVDIARLGKGDASAGMGLELEIIAAVVIGGGSLLGGRGSVVGTLCGVLIMSVIAHGCTSLGLENHIENILLGVIIVAAVYVDRLRALKKESV is encoded by the coding sequence GTGTTCGGCAAAAGCCAGCCTCTTCCACGCTCGGTCGTCATTCAGAAGGAAGTCACTGCGTTGTTGAAGCGAGGGTTGAATACCGCCGGACCGATGTTGGCGTTGGTCATCGTGATCCTGTTCTTTGCCATTGCCGAATGGGCAACCGGTAGCGACGGAAACTTCACGTCCATGGCGTCGGTGCGATTGGTTGGCATTCAGAGCGTCAAGATCGGCATCGCTTCGCTGGGAATGACGTTGATCATTATTAGCGGCGGAATCGATTTGTCCGCGGGCACGGCGGCGGCTCTGTGTGGATGTGTCGCGGCACTGACGCTCGAAAGTGAATGGTCGATCGTTCCCGCTCTGGCCATGGCGGTCGGTGCTGGCGCATTGTGCGGGTTGTTCAATGGCATTTTGATCGCGGGATTGCGACTGACTCCGTTCATCATCTCGTTGGGATCGATGACGATCTTCATGGGGTTGGGCAAGAGCCTGTCCGAGCAAGGTGGCACGATCACACCGCCGGCGGAAAGTATCCCTGAATGGCTTTGGGCATCGGTCACGCCGTTTCCCAACCCGGAATGGATTGCCTACCCGTTACTGCCTAATTTTGGATGGGGCGTGTGGCTGACCATTGTGCTGGCCATCGCGACCGCGTTGCTGCTGCACCAAACTCTGTTTGGACGTCATGTGTTCGCGATCGGATCCAGCGAAGCGACCGCGAGATTGTGCGGCGTGAAAGTCCGGCAAACCAAGATCCTGGTTTATGTCATCGCCGGTGCCCTGTTCGGTTTGGCCGGTTGTGTCGACATCGCTCGGCTCGGCAAAGGCGACGCATCCGCGGGCATGGGATTGGAACTGGAGATCATCGCGGCGGTCGTGATCGGCGGCGGTTCATTGCTGGGCGGCCGCGGCAGCGTGGTCGGAACACTGTGCGGCGTGTTGATCATGAGCGTGATTGCACACGGATGCACTTCGCTGGGATTGGAAAATCACATTGAAAATATTCTGTTGGGTGTGATCATTGTCGCGGCGGTCTACGTCGATCGACTGCGAGCACTCAAGAAAGAATCCGTATGA